GTTAATCGCAGGAAGCTCTTGCTCGCCTTGCGGAGATTAAGAAGGCAATTGAAGCTAAGATGACTCTTCGTCAAAACAATCTCAATCCTGAACGGCCTGGTTTGTGTTTTTGCAGTAGTTTTTGTGATTCCATAGGTGTAGTTTTGATAATTTAGGGTTTTCACATTTACTTTCTGCAACGTTGTGTTTGAGTGTTTAGATTTGTAAAGATTGGTTATAGAAATGTGTAGTTTGAGTTTGTTACTGAGAGACTGAGTCCTCCAATGTTGCAGATTCAGCGTATCTTAGGACTCTTGATTCTAGTATCAAGCGCAATACAGCGGTTATCAAGAAGTTGAAACAGATCAATGAGGAGCAGCGTGAAGGGCTCATGGATGATCTGCGAAGTGTAAACCTTAGCAAGTTCGTTAGCGAAGCAGTTACTGCCATTTGTGAGGCCAAGCTCAAAAGTTCTGATATTCAAGCAGCCGTCCAGGTTGGCCTTGCTGTTTCCTATCTTGTaccttgtcttttttttttacttcgcCGCTATTAGGATGTTGCAGATTAGAGTCGGTTAGGGATCGTTTTTCTTATGCTACTCATGCATCTCTACTGATCAACATGTCTCATTGAGATTGTTATCTTTGTTTCAGTAGTTTTCAATTCATTAGGCTGGTTGGAATGTCAATCCTCTTACCTCGGTTTAGGTTTATGTGGAAACATACCTTGTCCTCTCAGTTTGTTATTTATTACGGGGCATTATAGAGTAGCGTAAGAGGATGCTCATTTTTAAAAGGCCATATACTGTAGCTGATATCCATGTTTTCTGACAGATATGCTCACTACTTCATCAGAGGTACAAAGAGTTTTCTCCTAGTCTGACACAAGGGCTCTTGAAAGTCTTCCTTCCTGGAAAATCTGCCGACGACTTAGATGCAGACAGAAATTCAAAGGCCATGAAAAAGCGCAGTACCCTAAAACTTCTCCTGGAGCTCTATTATGTTGGAGTAATAGAAGATAGTAACATCTTCATCAATATTATTAAGGACCTTACCAGTGCTGAGCACATGAAAGATCGAGATACGACCCAGACAAATTTGACCCTTCTTGCCGGTTTTGCTAGGCAAGGAAGAGTTTTTCTTGGGCTTCCTATATCTGGACAAGACGAAGATGTAAGTTAGTTTCAATATCAGCTGAAATCTTATGCCTAGTATTTGATGAGCTCTTATCTGTGACATCCCCCAGCTCCTCTATTAACGTATATCTTACATGATATCTTTGGTAGTAAAAGGGGCATGCtttctttgttgtatttttccGTATAGAATTAAATCTGACTAAAGTTTACTCTAGTTTTTCAAGGGCCTCGGCGTCACTGCAGAACAGAAAAAGAATTTCAAGAAAGCTTTCAACACATATTATGATGCTCTGGCAGAGTTACTTCAATCTGAGCACAaggtaaaatatttatttgtttgcaCATGTGCAGGAACTTTTATAGATATCTTTCTTTTCTGAAATTGAAGAAATTTCTCCTTTATATTGTAACTTCATCATATATTTCTTACAGTCGCTTCAACAAatggaaaaagaaaattcaaaactgGTAAATGCTAAAGGGGAGCTTAGTGAAGACAGTGCATCGTCATATGAAAAGCTGAGGAAATCATATGACCATCTCTATCGAAACATCTCCTCGTAAGTTGATCAAACTCAACTGGGGTTTTCTGATCTCGTTGGTTCTGGCTGTAGTGGAGTTGATTGCAGAAAATCTTAGATCATATTAATCCTTCAGTATATGGGTAGCTTCGTAGCTTTCTTCTCACTGGCTGCTAAAAGTATACTAACAACCCATGTCCCATGCTATTATTGTTAAGCTCTTAGCACTGTCCTGATATATTCTTGAAGTAATTAGCATTTTTTCGCCGTCATTGTAGTGTAAGAGTATAGTGTCATTGTTGAGCGTCAGTTCGTTTGCCACACCTTTGTACTATTGACCATGACAGACTAATTTACTAGAACCCTATGATATTTTTAATGGATCTTTGGAAGTGATCTTAGATTTATGGTGTTTATTCGTTCATCCCATATCTTTGGCTGGAATGGGTTATCTGGTAAAGGAACATCTACAGTTTCGATAATCAGAGGCTATTTGCTTAGGATAAATACTagttacaaaacaaaaagttaaGTATTCTCATCTATAACCTCCACATACCTAGTAATGTATCATATGTCATGTCGCAGTTTGGCTGAAGCACTTGACATGCAGCCTCCCGTTATGCCAGAGGATGGTACAACTAGGCTCACAGTAGGGGACGAGGCCTCATCGTCTGGTGCTGTAAAAGATACATCTGTCCCCGAACCTGTTTGGGACGATGAAGAGACCAAGACATTTTATGAGTGCTTGCCTGATCTGAGGTCAGTTCTTATTTATGGTCCCAAGAAACAAATTTATGGGAGAATGTATTGTTTGCAAGTGACACTCGGCAAACTTCAATTTTCTTGACAGAGTCTGGCTTATCTAGCTCATTATAGCGTTTATGCTTCTCTTTTAGTTGCTTATGTCATCTTCATTGTTTTTCTAGGGCATTTGTTCCAGCAGTCTTGTTGGGGGAAGTAGAGTCTGCAAAGACAAAAGACAAATCATCTGTGAGTGGATGACACTACATTTCTCACTCTTTTCCTCTTAGGATATAAGAACACATTTACTGTTGCTGCTATTTGAGAACGTGGATGGTGGTCAATAGACATGCTTTGATTTTGAAAGATTTCGTGCTGCACATTTGCttataattttctataaatcCAGCACTTATGATTTCATACCCTGTTGTGATTGGTTGTAGGAGTCTAGCTCTGAAGTTGTCGAAGGTCAACAAACAGCTGAAGACACAACAGAGTTTCCTGCTGATTCTGGTAGTATGGCTGATGTCTCAACTATTGAGCAGCCAAAAGAGAAGGATGAAGTAGATAAGGAAAAGGCTAAGGATGCTAAGAAGGAAAAAGGGAAAGAAAAGGATAGTGACAAGAAATTGGAAAATGAGAAGGAGAAAGGCAAGAGCCTTGACGTGGCAAACTTCGAAAGATTGTTACAGCGACTTCCTGGTTGCGTAAGCCGTGATCTTATTGACCAGTTGACGGTAAGAGTTTTGAAATGGTTTTCTATTTGATTTCGTTTTGGTTGAACGTCTTTTTTGCTCTATTGTTTACTTCTATGTTTTATTTCCAGGTGGAGTATTGTTATTTGAATTCCAagacaaacagaaaaaaacttGTCAAAGCGTTATTTAATGTCCCTAGGACATCTCTGGAGTTGCTAGCATACTATTCGCGTATGGTTGCAACACTAGCAACGTGCATGAAAGACATCCCTTCTACGCTTGTGCAGATGTTGGAGGACGAGTTCAATTATCTAGTCCATAAAAAGGTTAGCTAGATGTGTTGCATTATCTTTGTTAAGTACCTAATTATTTCTACATTTGACTAGGACTGCACTTTTATTCTTTGAGCAGAGTGAAGTCAAATTCACTCTGTTGCTGTTGATGCCTCTGTTCTCAGTTTGGCGTCCAACCTTCCATTATAAACGCTCTTCAAAATTGATAGTATACTGTCTTAAGGAATTGCAATTTGAATTTTGTGCAGGACCAAATGAATATCGAATCAAAAATCCGGAACATCAGATTTATTGGAGAACTCTGCAAGTTTAAAATTGTACCTTCTGGACTTGTTTTCAGTTGTTTGAAGGTACAATGCTCATCCATCTACACATACATTTTATAGAGATGTTTATTTTCTTGATTCTTTGAATATGTGTTAGATACGTTTCAAGTATATACATTAGGTAAGTGTCACTTGAATCCACTTACAGGAGATGAAAAAGTGATTGCAGGGGATTTTGATTCTATCATGTCTGACAAAACTCGACCCATTCAACTCTATAAAATGTTCACTTCCCTTTTTTTTGCAGGCTTGCTTAGATGATTTTACTCATCATAACATTGATGTTGCTTGCAATCTTCTGGAGACATGTGGCCGTTTCCTTTATCGGTCTCCCGAGACCACACTCAGGATGACTAATATGCTGGACATATTGATGCGCCTGAAAAATGTCAAGAACTTAGATCCTCGTCAAAGCACTCTTGTGGAAAATGCCTACTACCTTTGTAAACCACCTGAAAGATCAGCACGAATTTCTAAAGTTCGACCACCATTGCATCAGGTATTTACTAATCTCCACTCCAACTACGTTGTCCATTATGTTTCTTATAATATTCTGTTGCTCAATTCTATTGACGACTTTCGTTTTTCTTATACTTCTATTCAAATTCCTGCAGTATATTCGAAAATTGCTGTTTTCGGATCTTGATAAAGATTCCATTACGAACGTACTGAAGCAACTGCGGAAGCTACCGTGGAGTGAATGTGAGCAATACATCTTGAAGTGCTTTATGAAGGTTCACAAGGGAAAGTATGGTCAGATTCATTTGATTGCATCCCTGACTTCTGGATTGAGCCGCCATCATGAGGAGTTTGCGGTGGCTGTTGTTGATGAGGTATGTCTCCTTCCACTGTATTTTATTGGCTAATACACGTAGATTTTGTAGTGTCCGAAATATCTTAATTCTGCAAGTTCTTAAAATCAGAAGTTCCTGAGTTTACTTGAGGAAAGTGCCTTGGTATTGGGGATCTGTATATAATTCCTCAGAAGTCATATAACTATTACTTTAGATGGTGTTGCATAGATGGCCTCTCCTGGCTCTTGTGAAAACGTTCTAATTTTCCTACGCCAACTTGGAGTACTGTATCTTGTGCAAAGGTTTTGatttattctataaaatatGTAGCTTGTTCTATAACTGGAAAAGGAGTGGAAAATTTATAGGCATTTGGTCAATAAATATGAGAGTTGCGTTCAAATTGAAATGATGTTGTTTCTTATATGAACTTCGACGCGTCAGTAAAGCCTGAAATAAGTGTTCTGTTGAAAATGGTTTGGAGGACCATGCCTATAGTTTTGGGTTCTATATTATATCAAATCAGAAGAGTGTGTGGAGATGCTCTCGTatcataaaaatatgaaaatgctCGTGAATGACATGTTTACATGCTTCGCTTAAATTTTCTGTAGCTTTTTCTGGACTTattcatttcacattttctGTAAAGGTATTGCATGTTGTCCACGGCCTAGTACCATGTCCCTTTCTTATAAGTAACGTGGTACTTTGTTTTCACTTGAAGGTACTGGAGGAGATAAGGGTTGGACTTGAGTTGAATGAATATGGGGCACAACAGAAGCGTCTAACCCATTTGAGATTCTTAGGGGAACTGTACAACTACGAGCACGTAGATTCGTCTGTGATATTCGAGACACTTTACTTAACTCTTTCGTATGGTCATGGTACTTCAGAGGTAAGTGAGCCTCAGACTATTTCAGAGTTCAACCCTTTGCCAAGTTCTAAATGCCTGTCTTTGTGGTTTGGCATTTGAAAAATTACATCACTAATGTCTCTTCTCGTGCTTAGTTTCTTCTATACATTCCTCACTGACTGCTGTAATATTCAGTCGTGCTTCTGTTTTACTGATTGATTGTTGAATATACTTTTATGATATTAGCAAGAGGTGCTGGATCCGCCAGAAGATTTTTTCCGTGTCAGGATGGTTATCATTCTCTTGGAAACATGTGGGCACTACTTTGATCGAGGTTCTTCAAAGAAAAGGCTTGATCAATTTTTGATACATTTCCAGAGATACATACTGAGCAAGGGTCATCCTCCTCTGGATATTGAATTTGACTTGCAGGTTAGTTCTTGTaacattttgtttatttctttgagGTTGATTCATCTGTAACAAATTAATGTGTCTTAACCTCTGTCTCAACGCAGGATCTATTTGCCAATTTGAGACCCAATATGACCCGTTACACGACTATTGATGAGGTCAATGCAGCTATACTTCAGCTGGAAGAGCGTCAACATGCTTCTGGTGCAGACAAAGGCAGTGTAGAAAGACATCCAGATACAAAGCGTCCAGGCATGTTTTCTAACGGTGAAGCTCCCAAAGAAGAAAGCGACAGTGATTCTGGTAGTGGCTCTGCTGTACGAGATGGACAGAACGAAGAGTTGGAGGATGGAAATCATGAGCGGGGATCTGAGAGTGAAGATGGTGATGACTATGATGATGCCGTTGGACCTGGAtctgatgatgataatgaatTTAGGGTAAGGCAGAAGGTAGTAACCGTAGATCCTGAGGAACAAGCAGACTTTGATCAAGAACTGAAGGCTTTACTTCAGGCAAGTTCGCATTtggtctttcttttttgtttttgtagattGATGCATCTATTTTTGATCCCAAGGCATTTGAAACTTGACATGAACATGGTTAACTGTTTTGTGGGTGCAGGAGAGCATAGAGCAAAGGAAGCTAGAACTACGTGGTAGACCGGCACTGAACATGACAATACCGATGAGTGTTTTCGAAGGATCCGGAAAAGATCACCATCATTTTGGGCGAGTCACAGGTGACAACGGCGAGGAAGTGGTGGACGAAGAGAATGGAGAGCCAAGAGAAGTTCAAGTGAAGGTCCTAGTGAAAAGAGGAAACAAACAACAAACGAAACAAATGCTAATCCCGAGTGATTGCTCGCTAGTGCAGAGCACAAAACAGAAAGAAGCTGCGGATTTGGAAGAGAAGCAAGACATAAAGAGGTTAGTGCTCGAGTACAATGAGagagacgaagaggaagctaATGGGTTAGGGACACAAGCATCGAATTGGACACCTGCAGGAAGCAGAGGAAACACTCGTGGTTACACAGGTGGTGTAGCTCGTCACCGGTTTGTTTATCATCAAGGAGGTGGTGGTTCGTATCATTCCCGAAGAAAGTAAGGTTTGAATCATCTTTGCTTGTGTGACCCTATGTGTCCAGCTTGTTTGATCCAACTTTTAACTTGGATTCGCTTTCCAgacaaaaactaaaacaatcatatttatttatttttacaactaacatttcaaattttaagaatatagtaaaataaaaatagtatatgagagtcaaaaatatatttcacattttttcttagaaaaataaaaaaatcaattaaatagtgataattgaatactaattataaaatattaaattttaggttgtaataattaaaaacacttaattatatgttaattttaaaaaatcgggttttaaaattaaaccggaTCACTggttttaccgggtttcagccggttttactggtttttattaaatttgggttttaaaccgaaccggactcggcttcagcgagtcacggtcggaccggttcgaccggccggtccgatccggttttcaaaacactggtcATAACCGTAGTGTAGATAGTAAGCAGACTCGCATCTTGTTTGCTTTCACAAACTGTCCCTTCTTATTAAGCCCATTGACAAGTTCGCAAGGTTTCATAGGCAAAGATCAGCCTCTTCTAAACAGCCCTTCGACTAGCGTTGTATATTAGTTACcctctttttaaaaatatcttcaaAATCCTAAGTACATTCAATAAGGATGTCCTTAAAAGTCCATAGTTTTCTCCAAATTCGAAGTTAgtctttgaaaatttaatttaatttaaataatagcaTATCGTATCAGAAAAAATTCTATCGCACAAAATATCAACTCTTTGCATTACAATTGAACAACAATCAACACTTTAAACACtaatgtttaataattttaattacttaactaattttaatattttcagaaaaatatttaaacagtTTATATATTAATCCATATTTTCTCACAGTTTTTTATGGTTTATCATTTGAAAAACTCTTTTATTATTCCTCctattttcttctattttttctttaaatattaaaaaacttctagatctacttttttttcttctctttgatagttttatacttttatttatatacgtTTTTGTTAGTAATCATGTCATATCAAATAAATAGTATTATCAAGTATCAACAGAAGATGTTGCTACACGGTATTAGTACAAATACTACAATAGAGGTATCAAATGACTGATACGGTGATACCTAACATAAATGAAGACAGAAGTAGAACAGTATAAATCCTAAGAAATGAATAAAGTTGTTTGTTGTATGCTAAATAGCTCTACTAGGTCAAAGTTGTTTCAGTTAATTTAAAAGTTCTCAAAGTTTTTTGTGCCgacacttttatttttagaaaatagaaaattagatatttaaatttatatatacacataaaaataaattattagagAAAGACATTTTAAAGGGTCCTCGCGAAATGCGAGTGAATTAACCAAAACTAGAAGGAAGGTAATTCACCAAATCAATTACTTGATGAAAGCTAATATAAAGAATAATTAAATGAATGACAGAATCATGGTTTGAAAACATAATCACATGAAAGCCAAAAAAACTTTATCAAGAAGATATAAACATACACTTGtttcaaaagaagaaaatatacgTAAAATCTTTTATTACTATTATGGATAAAAAGAGGTTTACCAGCAGTACTATACATTTGGAACTTTTATGTtcgtcaattttttttttaaatatccagTGTCCATTATTTTACTTCCTCTCGTCCTTTTTGTTTCAGTGCTGTCGAATCTGGTCGGAATCATAATACCCAACTTGACTCTTGGGTCTTGTTAAAGAATCAAATGCAGACTTGCCGAATCCAACGAAAACAGTAGCTAGAAGAGTACAGATACTGATGAGTAAACCAGGATTTTGGCAAACTAACTTACAATCTTTGCGTTCAGATTAATCTGGTGGAGAGAAATTAAACGAAGCCAAGAAGgtcaatattaatatattatgaagTAGCAATCTTTGGTATGTGTCATGGACTCATGTAACTGATACTCCTTACATTTTACTTTGAGTGTATTGTAcggtaaaattttctttataaaataaatattattttatgattttaatatgatttttatattaatttattttttgtttctaattaaattaaagaaaacagtaaatacttaaaaagttaataatcAAATAAAGACAAAACTGAAcatttagtaattttttaatatgtgtgaaaaaaatttaaacacatataatttgaaacgcaCAGAGTATTTGCTAAAAGTATAATATCtctttatattaaaaagacaAGTGGAGTTATAAACAAGATAACAAtactgaaaataaaatcaatctcTGCAAATAAGTAGCTCTCAAGTACCAAAGTTTTTTCGAGTACCAAAGAACTGATCAAGTAGCATAGATATCCAAAATCACTGACTAGCTAAAGAGTACACACAGCCACTGGCGAACCTACGTTGCCCAGGGTGGTAGCAAatgtctttaaaaaaaattgaatttgttaAATACACctaaattttacttatttaacTTATACTAAATAACATTTtctaactatatttttaaagtttatatagaATTGCCCCcaacaaaatattattctaCATTCGCCACTGCACACAGCTTAAATTATGGTAAAAAATCTACAAAAAGGAGAGAGTAAAATGTTTTGCTATTAATCAAAAATGTAAGTCACGCCGCGCAGCGACAAATGCGgaacaaaagaagaaacaatCAAAAGATTCAAAAGCTTTCTTACCATCAACTGTTCTGATATGTGTAAGACAAAAGAAAGACCGGAGATTACGGGGACCAATACTCTGACGTCGACCTCTTTCCGTCGGTGCCCAATTCCACCAACTTTACTCCACTGCTCACTTGTTGTAAATAAccatattaccatatttaactACTCGTAAACTTTTTTTGGTTTGTACCGTTGTAAGAGAATGTGAATGTCACATGCACAACCATATAATTATAGGGATAAAATACCAttgttgttaattttttaataataatacgATCCACCTGATTCACATGAATTGATTATATATAGTCCAAGAAAAATATCATTTCATACCAACATATCAGATTGATTCAATTCATgtctatatataatttatatgatcgtacaaaaacatacatatacttttaaaaaaatcagataacatatattttatctatttttttgataaaatcataCACAGATACTACATAATCTATTTTTACAGACGCTATGTCAGCTAATTATGCTAATGAAAACGTTacgtgtatattaatttttcaaactaaaatgaatcaaatagttttataaaaatctatttttagaaaattcaaatgtttataaatttttattgtttagtaaaataaaaaaaaataattaaataatgaaattttaattttatataaaagatata
This genomic stretch from Raphanus sativus cultivar WK10039 chromosome 3, ASM80110v3, whole genome shotgun sequence harbors:
- the LOC108847574 gene encoding regulator of nonsense transcripts UPF2; protein product: MDHHHQEAESHAEKQDDEEALARLAEIKKAIEAKMTLRQNNLNPERPDSAYLRTLDSSIKRNTAVIKKLKQINEEQREGLMDDLRSVNLSKFVSEAVTAICEAKLKSSDIQAAVQICSLLHQRYKEFSPSLTQGLLKVFLPGKSADDLDADRNSKAMKKRSTLKLLLELYYVGVIEDSNIFINIIKDLTSAEHMKDRDTTQTNLTLLAGFARQGRVFLGLPISGQDEDFFKGLGVTAEQKKNFKKAFNTYYDALAELLQSEHKSLQQMEKENSKLVNAKGELSEDSASSYEKLRKSYDHLYRNISSLAEALDMQPPVMPEDGTTRLTVGDEASSSGAVKDTSVPEPVWDDEETKTFYECLPDLRAFVPAVLLGEVESAKTKDKSSESSSEVVEGQQTAEDTTEFPADSGSMADVSTIEQPKEKDEVDKEKAKDAKKEKGKEKDSDKKLENEKEKGKSLDVANFERLLQRLPGCVSRDLIDQLTVEYCYLNSKTNRKKLVKALFNVPRTSLELLAYYSRMVATLATCMKDIPSTLVQMLEDEFNYLVHKKDQMNIESKIRNIRFIGELCKFKIVPSGLVFSCLKACLDDFTHHNIDVACNLLETCGRFLYRSPETTLRMTNMLDILMRLKNVKNLDPRQSTLVENAYYLCKPPERSARISKVRPPLHQYIRKLLFSDLDKDSITNVLKQLRKLPWSECEQYILKCFMKVHKGKYGQIHLIASLTSGLSRHHEEFAVAVVDEVLEEIRVGLELNEYGAQQKRLTHLRFLGELYNYEHVDSSVIFETLYLTLSYGHGTSEQEVLDPPEDFFRVRMVIILLETCGHYFDRGSSKKRLDQFLIHFQRYILSKGHPPLDIEFDLQDLFANLRPNMTRYTTIDEVNAAILQLEERQHASGADKGSVERHPDTKRPGMFSNGEAPKEESDSDSGSGSAVRDGQNEELEDGNHERGSESEDGDDYDDAVGPGSDDDNEFRVRQKVVTVDPEEQADFDQELKALLQESIEQRKLELRGRPALNMTIPMSVFEGSGKDHHHFGRVTGDNGEEVVDEENGEPREVQVKVLVKRGNKQQTKQMLIPSDCSLVQSTKQKEAADLEEKQDIKRLVLEYNERDEEEANGLGTQASNWTPAGSRGNTRGYTGGVARHRFVYHQGGGGSYHSRRK